The Actinobacillus equuli genome includes a window with the following:
- the tusB gene encoding sulfurtransferase complex subunit TusB, whose protein sequence is MLYTFSKAQYELTELNQILAQITANDAVVLWQDGVLLAVKYPQLFSQISHLFILANDLEARGLNTKFKSISLTEFVKVSETFHPQVAL, encoded by the coding sequence ATACATTTTCTAAAGCACAATATGAGTTAACTGAACTAAACCAAATACTCGCTCAAATTACGGCAAATGATGCCGTAGTCTTATGGCAAGACGGTGTCTTGTTAGCAGTTAAATATCCTCAACTTTTTTCACAAATATCCCATTTATTTATATTAGCCAACGATCTCGAAGCTAGAGGATTAAACACAAAATTTAAATCCATTTCGCTTACCGAATTCGTCAAGGTTAGTGAAACTTTTCATCCACAGGTAGCCCTTTAA
- a CDS encoding glycosyltransferase family 8 protein, with translation MTATMHIAFAADRNYAEQIITLIKSICFFDKDIHFYLINKDFSEQWFYSLNLELNKINCYITDIKVEQVNFSHLKTMQYVSEASYYRCLIPQLIPQDKVLYLDCDIIANGSLLSLYQQDLTNYLAAASPDFLINSGFFYHKFFPHIEQYFNAGVLLFNNKKWRETADIDQRLENAILTYQQSGSDLADQDILNLVLQNQYFPLAKKYNYQFGSSYYLIESNRLDIYDEIMNIGNQPPILIHYTGLAKPWTPICQNQYHAEQQYWKAYRLTWSEIIDHHINK, from the coding sequence ATGACCGCTACAATGCATATTGCTTTTGCTGCGGATCGTAACTACGCAGAACAAATAATTACCCTAATCAAATCTATTTGCTTTTTTGATAAAGACATACACTTTTATCTCATCAATAAAGATTTTTCAGAACAGTGGTTTTATTCGCTTAATCTAGAATTGAACAAGATAAATTGCTACATCACTGATATAAAAGTTGAACAGGTAAATTTTTCTCATTTAAAAACAATGCAGTATGTTTCCGAAGCAAGCTACTACCGTTGTTTAATTCCTCAACTTATTCCTCAAGATAAAGTGCTTTATCTCGATTGTGACATAATTGCAAATGGCTCTCTGTTATCACTATACCAACAAGATCTGACAAATTACTTAGCTGCAGCCTCGCCGGATTTTTTAATTAATAGCGGTTTCTTCTACCATAAGTTTTTCCCACATATAGAGCAATATTTTAATGCCGGAGTATTATTGTTTAATAATAAAAAATGGCGAGAAACCGCTGATATAGATCAGAGATTGGAAAATGCAATTCTGACTTATCAGCAAAGTGGTTCTGACTTAGCCGATCAGGATATTTTAAATTTAGTGCTACAGAATCAATACTTCCCGTTAGCCAAAAAATATAATTATCAATTTGGTTCAAGCTATTATTTAATTGAAAGTAATCGCCTAGATATTTACGATGAAATTATGAATATCGGTAATCAGCCACCGATACTTATTCATTACACAGGATTAGCCAAACCTTGGACACCGATATGTCAAAATCAATACCACGCAGAACAACAATACTGGAAAGCTTATCGCCTTACATGGTCAGAAATTATTGATCATCATATCAACAAATAA
- a CDS encoding F0F1 ATP synthase subunit epsilon produces MASQFELSIVSAEKEIFNGDVVSVRVTGIDGELGVYAGHTPLLTSIKPGMVKYTLEDGKEEFIYVSGGFLEVQPTIVTVLADIAIRGEELDQQRILAAKRKAEDTLSKSNNAELSAKLSREIAKLRVYEIVNSKLANRR; encoded by the coding sequence ATGGCATCTCAATTTGAGCTTAGTATCGTAAGTGCTGAAAAAGAAATCTTCAATGGAGACGTAGTTAGCGTTCGTGTAACGGGTATAGATGGTGAATTAGGCGTGTATGCAGGGCATACACCTTTATTAACGTCTATTAAACCAGGTATGGTTAAATACACGCTTGAAGACGGTAAAGAAGAGTTTATCTATGTGTCTGGCGGCTTCTTAGAAGTACAGCCTACCATCGTAACTGTTCTTGCCGATATTGCAATTCGTGGTGAAGAGTTAGATCAACAACGAATCCTTGCTGCAAAACGTAAAGCGGAAGATACATTAAGCAAATCAAATAATGCAGAGCTTTCTGCAAAACTATCTCGTGAAATTGCTAAATTACGTGTTTACGAAATTGTGAATTCAAAATTAGCAAATCGACGTTAA
- the atpD gene encoding F0F1 ATP synthase subunit beta, giving the protein MATGKIVQIIGAVIDVEFPQDAVPKVYDALKVESGLTLEVQQQLGGGLVRCIALGTSDGLKRGLKVENTGNPIQVPVGTKTLGRIMNVLGEPIDEKGPIGEEARWDIHRAAPSYEEQSNSTELLETGIKVIDLICPFAKGGKVGLFGGAGVGKTVNMMELIRNIAIEHSGYSVFAGVGERTREGNDFYHEMTDSNVLDKVSLVYGQMNEPPGNRLRVALTGLTMAEKFRDEGRDVLFFVDNIYRYTLAGTEVSALLGRMPSAVGYQPTLAEEMGVLQERITSTKTGSITSVQAVYVPADDLTDPSPATTFAHLDSTVVLSRNIASLGIYPAVDPLDSTSRQLDPLVVGEEHYNVARGVQGTLQRYKELKDIIAILGMDELSEDDKLVVARARKIERFLSQPFFVAEVFTGSPGKYVSLKDTIRGFKGILEGEFDHIPEQAFYMAGSIDEVVERASKM; this is encoded by the coding sequence ATGGCAACAGGAAAAATTGTACAGATTATCGGTGCGGTAATCGACGTTGAATTCCCGCAAGATGCAGTACCAAAAGTATATGATGCCTTAAAAGTTGAATCAGGTTTAACCCTTGAAGTTCAACAACAATTAGGTGGTGGACTTGTGCGTTGTATCGCATTAGGTACATCAGACGGTTTAAAGCGTGGCTTAAAAGTTGAAAATACGGGTAACCCGATTCAAGTACCGGTTGGTACAAAGACTCTAGGCCGTATTATGAACGTATTAGGTGAACCGATCGATGAAAAAGGTCCTATCGGCGAAGAAGCTCGTTGGGATATTCACCGTGCAGCACCAAGCTACGAAGAACAATCAAACAGCACGGAATTACTTGAAACCGGTATCAAAGTTATCGACTTAATTTGTCCATTCGCGAAAGGTGGTAAAGTTGGTTTATTCGGTGGTGCGGGTGTAGGTAAAACCGTTAATATGATGGAATTAATCCGTAATATTGCGATCGAACACTCTGGTTACTCAGTATTCGCTGGTGTTGGTGAGCGTACGCGTGAAGGTAATGACTTCTATCACGAAATGACGGATTCTAACGTATTAGACAAAGTATCACTTGTTTACGGTCAGATGAATGAGCCACCAGGTAACCGTTTACGTGTTGCTTTAACCGGCTTAACTATGGCGGAAAAATTCCGTGATGAAGGTCGTGATGTATTATTCTTCGTAGATAATATTTACCGTTATACCTTAGCTGGTACAGAGGTATCTGCATTATTAGGTCGTATGCCATCTGCGGTAGGTTATCAGCCGACACTTGCAGAAGAAATGGGTGTATTACAAGAACGTATTACGTCAACTAAAACTGGTTCGATTACTTCTGTACAAGCGGTTTACGTTCCTGCGGATGACTTAACGGACCCATCTCCGGCAACAACTTTCGCACACTTAGACTCAACAGTTGTATTAAGCCGTAACATCGCATCTCTTGGTATTTACCCAGCGGTTGACCCATTAGATTCAACTTCTCGTCAATTAGATCCATTAGTTGTTGGTGAAGAACACTATAATGTAGCACGTGGCGTACAAGGTACATTACAACGCTATAAAGAGTTAAAAGATATCATCGCTATTTTAGGTATGGATGAGTTATCTGAAGACGATAAATTAGTGGTTGCTCGTGCACGTAAGATCGAACGTTTCTTATCACAACCATTCTTCGTTGCGGAAGTATTTACCGGTTCTCCGGGTAAATATGTATCATTAAAAGATACAATCCGTGGCTTCAAAGGTATCTTAGAAGGTGAATTCGACCATATCCCAGAACAAGCGTTCTATATGGCGGGTTCAATTGACGAAGTAGTGGAAAGAGCGAGCAAGATGTAA
- the atpG gene encoding F0F1 ATP synthase subunit gamma, with product MAGAKEIRTKIASVKNTQKITKAMEMVATSKMRKTQERMAAGRPYSETIRKVISHIAKGSIGYKHPFLTERDIKKVGYFVVSTDRGLCGGLNINLFKATLNEFKTWKDKNVSVELGLVGSKGVSFYQSLGLNVRSQVTGLGDNPEMERIVGAVNEMINAYRNGEVDAVYIAYNRFENTMSQKPVIAQLLPLPKLEDDELETKGSWDYIYEPSPQVLLDSLLVRYLETQVYQAVVDNLASEQAARMVAMKAATDNAGTLIDELQLVYNKARQASITNELNEIVAGAAAI from the coding sequence ATGGCAGGTGCTAAAGAGATAAGAACCAAAATTGCGAGTGTGAAAAATACCCAAAAAATCACCAAAGCAATGGAAATGGTTGCTACCTCTAAAATGCGTAAAACGCAAGAGCGTATGGCTGCCGGTCGTCCTTATTCGGAAACAATCCGTAAGGTGATTAGCCATATTGCTAAAGGAAGCATTGGTTATAAGCACCCGTTTTTAACTGAACGAGATATTAAAAAAGTTGGTTACTTTGTCGTATCAACCGATCGTGGCTTATGTGGCGGTCTTAATATCAATTTATTCAAAGCAACTTTGAATGAATTTAAAACGTGGAAAGATAAAAACGTTAGTGTTGAGCTTGGCTTAGTAGGTTCAAAAGGCGTGAGCTTTTACCAAAGTCTCGGTTTAAATGTGAGATCTCAGGTAACGGGCTTAGGTGATAATCCTGAAATGGAACGTATTGTCGGTGCGGTTAATGAAATGATTAACGCTTATCGCAATGGTGAAGTGGATGCGGTTTATATCGCTTATAACCGTTTTGAAAATACGATGTCGCAAAAACCTGTTATTGCACAATTACTTCCATTACCAAAACTAGAAGATGATGAATTAGAAACTAAAGGTTCATGGGATTATATCTATGAACCAAGTCCACAAGTTTTATTGGACAGTTTACTTGTTCGTTATTTAGAAACCCAGGTATATCAAGCAGTTGTCGATAACCTTGCTTCTGAACAAGCCGCTCGAATGGTAGCAATGAAAGCCGCAACAGATAATGCGGGTACATTAATTGATGAATTACAATTAGTGTATAACAAAGCTCGCCAAGCAAGCATTACAAATGAATTAAACGAAATTGTTGCGGGTGCCGCAGCAATTTAA
- the atpA gene encoding F0F1 ATP synthase subunit alpha — MQLNSTEISELIKKRIAQFDVVSEAQSTGTIVSVSDGIIRIHGLADVMQGEMIELPGNRYAIALNLERDSVGAVVMGPYADLAEGMTVKCTGRILEVPVGRGLLGRVVNTLGQPIDGKGEIDNDGFSPVEVIAPGVIDRQSVDQPVQTGYKAVDSMVPIGRGQRELIIGDRQTGKTALAIDAIIAQKDSGIKCIYVAIGQKASTIANVVRKLEEHGALANTIVVVASASESAALQYLAPYSGCAMGEYFRDRGEDALIVYDDLSKQAVAYRQISLLLRRPPGREAFPGDVFYLHSRLLERAARVSADYVERFTNGAVKGQTGSLTALPIIETQAGDVSAFVPTNVISITDGQIFLESSLFNSGIRPAVNPGISVSRVGSAAQTKVIKKLSGGIRTALAQYRELAAFAQFASDLDDATRKQLSHGQKVTELLKQKQFAPMPVSEQALVLFAAEFGYLDDVELERIGSFESALLAYANSNHTDFMKDLAKSGDYNDSIKDQLKAIVEDFKKNGAW; from the coding sequence ATGCAACTAAATTCAACTGAAATTAGTGAATTGATTAAAAAACGTATTGCCCAGTTTGATGTGGTGAGCGAAGCTCAAAGCACAGGGACAATTGTTTCAGTAAGCGATGGTATCATTCGTATCCATGGTCTTGCTGATGTAATGCAAGGTGAAATGATCGAATTACCTGGCAATCGTTATGCTATTGCGTTAAACCTAGAACGTGATTCTGTAGGTGCGGTAGTAATGGGACCTTATGCTGACTTAGCTGAAGGTATGACGGTTAAATGTACCGGTCGTATCTTAGAAGTTCCGGTAGGTCGCGGTTTATTAGGTCGTGTGGTAAATACACTTGGTCAACCGATCGATGGTAAAGGTGAAATCGATAATGACGGTTTCTCTCCGGTTGAAGTTATCGCGCCGGGTGTTATCGACCGTCAATCAGTAGATCAACCTGTACAAACCGGTTATAAAGCGGTTGACTCAATGGTTCCAATCGGTCGTGGTCAACGTGAGTTAATCATCGGTGACCGTCAAACAGGTAAAACAGCATTAGCAATCGATGCGATCATTGCACAGAAAGATTCAGGTATTAAATGTATCTATGTCGCAATCGGTCAAAAAGCATCTACTATCGCTAACGTAGTACGTAAATTAGAAGAACATGGCGCATTAGCAAATACAATCGTTGTTGTAGCATCAGCTTCTGAATCTGCGGCACTACAATATCTTGCACCATACTCTGGTTGTGCAATGGGCGAATATTTCCGTGATCGTGGTGAAGATGCGTTAATTGTTTACGATGATTTATCTAAACAAGCGGTTGCTTATCGTCAAATTTCATTATTATTACGCCGTCCGCCAGGTCGTGAAGCTTTCCCAGGTGACGTATTCTACCTACACTCTCGTTTATTAGAGCGTGCAGCACGTGTAAGTGCGGATTATGTAGAGCGTTTCACTAACGGTGCGGTAAAAGGTCAAACAGGTTCATTAACTGCATTACCTATTATCGAAACACAAGCAGGTGACGTATCTGCGTTCGTTCCTACAAACGTAATTTCAATTACTGATGGTCAGATCTTCTTAGAATCAAGCCTATTTAACTCAGGTATCCGTCCGGCGGTAAACCCGGGGATTTCGGTATCTCGTGTAGGTTCTGCGGCTCAAACTAAAGTAATTAAGAAATTATCTGGCGGTATTCGTACCGCATTAGCTCAGTATCGTGAATTAGCGGCGTTTGCTCAGTTTGCTTCAGACTTAGATGATGCGACACGTAAGCAACTTTCTCACGGTCAGAAAGTAACAGAATTACTTAAACAGAAACAATTTGCGCCAATGCCAGTAAGTGAACAAGCATTAGTTCTTTTTGCGGCTGAATTTGGTTATTTAGATGATGTAGAACTTGAGCGTATCGGTTCATTCGAATCTGCTTTACTTGCTTACGCAAATAGTAATCACACTGATTTTATGAAGGATTTAGCAAAATCTGGCGATTATAACGATTCAATCAAGGATCAATTAAAAGCTATCGTAGAAGACTTCAAAAAGAACGGTGCGTGGTAA
- the atpH gene encoding F0F1 ATP synthase subunit delta — translation MSELSTVARPYAKAAFDFALEQGQLDKWQEMLQFSALVAENEQVADYINSSLASGQISETFLQICGDQLDQYGQNFIRVMAENKRLVVLPAVLNEFIELRAQHEAVKDIIVVSASELSQAQIDKIASAMEKRLNQKVRLTVQLDNSLIAGIIIKYDDIVIDGSSRGQLNRLSQALSL, via the coding sequence ATGTCAGAATTAAGTACAGTAGCTCGCCCCTACGCTAAAGCAGCTTTTGATTTTGCTTTAGAGCAAGGTCAGTTGGATAAATGGCAAGAAATGTTACAGTTTTCAGCATTAGTTGCTGAGAATGAACAGGTGGCGGATTATATTAATTCGTCTCTTGCAAGCGGTCAGATTTCGGAAACTTTTCTCCAAATTTGTGGCGACCAGCTTGACCAATATGGGCAAAATTTTATTCGTGTAATGGCTGAGAACAAACGTCTTGTTGTGTTACCTGCGGTACTTAATGAATTTATTGAGTTACGTGCGCAACATGAAGCGGTAAAAGATATTATCGTTGTTTCAGCTAGCGAATTAAGTCAAGCACAAATAGATAAAATCGCAAGCGCGATGGAAAAACGCTTAAATCAAAAAGTACGTTTAACTGTTCAATTAGATAACTCTCTCATTGCCGGCATTATTATTAAGTATGATGATATTGTCATTGATGGCAGTAGTCGAGGTCAGTTAAATCGCTTAAGCCAAGCGTTGAGCTTGTAA
- the atpF gene encoding F0F1 ATP synthase subunit B, translated as MNLNATLIGQLIAFALFVAFCMKYVWPPLIKAIEERQANIANALASAEKARQEQADSKAAADQEILKAKEEAQKIIDLATKRRNEILESVQAEAEIERQRIIEQGRAEVESERKRVQEELRQKVAALAVAGAEKIVGRSVDQAANNDIIDKLVAEL; from the coding sequence GTGAATTTAAATGCAACACTAATTGGTCAACTTATTGCATTCGCACTGTTCGTTGCGTTTTGTATGAAATATGTTTGGCCTCCGCTTATTAAAGCGATCGAAGAGCGCCAAGCGAATATCGCTAACGCTTTAGCATCAGCTGAAAAAGCGAGACAAGAACAAGCAGATTCTAAAGCTGCAGCGGATCAAGAAATCCTCAAAGCGAAAGAAGAAGCACAGAAAATTATTGATTTAGCAACCAAACGTCGTAATGAAATTTTAGAATCTGTACAAGCAGAAGCTGAAATCGAACGTCAACGTATTATTGAACAAGGTCGCGCAGAAGTAGAAAGCGAGCGTAAACGTGTTCAAGAAGAGCTTCGTCAAAAAGTGGCTGCATTGGCTGTTGCCGGCGCAGAGAAGATTGTTGGTCGTTCTGTTGATCAAGCAGCGAACAATGACATTATTGATAAGCTAGTTGCAGAACTATAA
- the atpE gene encoding F0F1 ATP synthase subunit C, protein MESVITATIIGASILLAFAALGTAIGFAILGGKFLESSARQPELASSLQTKMFIVAGLLDAIAMIAVGISLLFIFANPFIDLLK, encoded by the coding sequence ATGGAATCAGTAATCACAGCAACAATTATTGGTGCATCAATCTTATTAGCTTTCGCTGCTCTTGGTACAGCTATCGGCTTTGCTATCTTAGGTGGTAAATTCTTAGAATCATCTGCTCGTCAACCTGAATTAGCAAGTAGCTTACAAACTAAGATGTTCATCGTGGCAGGTCTTTTAGATGCTATCGCAATGATCGCTGTAGGTATTTCTTTACTTTTCATCTTCGCGAACCCGTTCATTGATTTATTGAAATAA
- the atpB gene encoding F0F1 ATP synthase subunit A, with amino-acid sequence MAGTTAEYISHHLSFLASGDGFWAVHLDTLFFSLLAGVIFLFVFSKVAKNATAGVPGKLQCLVEIIIEWVDGLVKDNFHGPRNVIAPLALTIFCWVFIMNAIDLVPVDFLPQLANMLGIHYLRAVPTADISATLGMSICVFFLILFYTVKSKGFGGLVKEYTLHPFNHWAFIPVNFILETVTLLAKPISLAFRLFGNMYAGELIFILIAVMYMADNFALQALGIPLHLVWAIFHILVITLQAFIFMMLTIVYLSIAYNKADH; translated from the coding sequence ATGGCTGGAACTACCGCAGAATATATTAGCCACCACTTGAGTTTTTTGGCTTCAGGTGATGGCTTTTGGGCTGTGCATTTAGATACGCTCTTCTTTTCTCTTCTTGCTGGAGTTATTTTCCTTTTTGTATTTTCTAAAGTTGCTAAAAATGCGACTGCCGGAGTACCAGGAAAATTACAATGCTTAGTGGAAATTATTATTGAATGGGTTGATGGCTTAGTTAAAGATAACTTCCATGGACCTCGTAATGTAATTGCTCCACTTGCGCTCACTATTTTCTGCTGGGTATTTATTATGAATGCCATTGACTTAGTTCCAGTAGATTTCTTACCTCAGTTAGCGAATATGTTAGGTATTCATTACCTTCGTGCCGTACCTACAGCTGATATCAGTGCTACATTAGGTATGTCTATTTGCGTATTCTTCTTAATTCTGTTCTATACCGTAAAATCAAAAGGTTTCGGTGGCTTAGTAAAAGAATATACGCTCCATCCGTTTAATCATTGGGCTTTTATTCCAGTAAACTTTATCCTTGAAACGGTTACTTTACTTGCAAAACCTATTTCTTTAGCATTCCGTTTATTCGGTAATATGTATGCGGGTGAGTTAATCTTTATCCTGATCGCAGTAATGTATATGGCAGATAACTTTGCATTACAAGCGTTAGGTATTCCATTGCATTTGGTTTGGGCTATTTTCCATATTTTAGTAATTACGCTTCAAGCCTTTATTTTTATGATGCTAACGATTGTTTATTTGAGTATCGCTTATAACAAAGCGGATCATTAA
- a CDS encoding ATP synthase subunit I — translation MSTVINKAKQHYISALKTEILLLLSMVGLLIVWKGVDSISFLGGALSSFLPHCVFVYWIFFKKTTKNQSRMGDFYRGEGLKWLITILLVIMCFKLLPSLHIVLFFVGFLMALFLNNVIPFILSKRTH, via the coding sequence ATGTCTACTGTAATAAATAAAGCTAAACAACACTATATAAGTGCGTTAAAAACTGAAATTTTACTTCTTTTGAGTATGGTCGGTTTATTAATAGTTTGGAAAGGTGTTGATAGCATTTCATTCTTGGGCGGTGCTTTATCAAGTTTTCTCCCTCATTGTGTCTTTGTTTATTGGATTTTTTTCAAAAAGACTACAAAAAATCAGTCAAGAATGGGCGATTTTTACCGTGGTGAAGGATTAAAATGGTTAATCACTATTTTATTAGTGATTATGTGTTTTAAATTACTTCCTTCTCTCCATATTGTGCTGTTTTTTGTGGGGTTTTTAATGGCATTATTTTTAAATAATGTCATTCCGTTTATTTTAAGTAAACGAACTCATTAA
- the rsmG gene encoding 16S rRNA (guanine(527)-N(7))-methyltransferase RsmG yields MKQKLDRLLAQAKINLTDQQKEQLVGFVRLLDKWNKAYNLTSVRNPDEMLVKHILDSLVVSEHLQGEKFIDVGTGPGLPGIPLAIANPDKQFVLLDSLGKRITFIKNALRELGITNVTPVLSRVEEYTEQTFDGVLSRAFASLNDMVDWCYHLPNPQGKFYALKGIYAESEVQDIKKPIQLEQVITLSVPELIGERHLVVLMK; encoded by the coding sequence ATGAAACAAAAATTAGACCGCTTGCTAGCGCAGGCGAAAATTAATTTGACCGATCAGCAGAAAGAGCAGTTGGTTGGTTTCGTGCGTTTATTAGATAAATGGAATAAAGCTTATAACCTTACTTCTGTGCGTAATCCAGATGAAATGTTGGTGAAGCATATTTTAGACAGTTTAGTGGTAAGCGAACATTTACAGGGCGAAAAGTTTATTGATGTCGGCACCGGACCAGGATTACCAGGTATTCCACTTGCGATTGCAAATCCGGATAAACAATTTGTATTGCTGGATAGCCTTGGTAAGCGTATTACCTTTATCAAAAATGCGTTACGTGAGTTAGGTATCACTAATGTAACTCCTGTGCTTTCTCGTGTGGAAGAGTATACGGAACAAACCTTTGATGGGGTATTAAGCCGTGCTTTTGCCAGCTTAAATGATATGGTGGATTGGTGTTACCATTTGCCAAATCCGCAAGGCAAATTTTATGCGCTTAAAGGGATTTATGCTGAAAGTGAAGTGCAAGACATTAAAAAGCCGATTCAGTTAGAGCAAGTGATTACTCTATCAGTGCCAGAATTAATTGGAGAACGTCACTTAGTTGTACTTATGAAGTAA